Sequence from the Amaranthus tricolor cultivar Red isolate AtriRed21 chromosome 1, ASM2621246v1, whole genome shotgun sequence genome:
cttcttcttccaaaaaatCGATTCTCAAAGTTCTTGAATTCCCTCCCTTCTTCCTTGAAACATCTTCCAGCTGAAGCATCTAACCTTTAAAGGTATGTAGTACTACTCaattaagtttttgttcttcattattgtattttattttgtctttaatttcgctCCCTTCTTCCTTTGGCTGCTGTTATTTTCGGATTTAATTTCCTCTTTTTATCTTgtaatttgttaattgattattgttgtgTGAGAATAATGTATAATGGTTcctaaaattagataaatcagtaaaatgaagaaattgaaaatctggaaaaaaggAAGTTCTTCGAAAATGCAGCATTCTGAGTTGGCAAATGAGTTGGTCAATGTTAGGACAGATGAGGTGGAGCTTGAAAGAAATGATGTGGCACATGAGGTTATGGATGACCTGGAAAGAGCAAATATAGTTGTTGATGTTGGGGAAATGGGACCACCAAACACATATACGGGTTATAAAGAATGTTTAAGTGTTAACCCTAGATCTAAAACAAATAACTCAGATGCTATTTCAACCCTAAAGCTTACACCAATTGAGAGAGGTTTAACCCTACAGCAACAACTTTCTGATTTTGAGGAtagtagtgatgatgattacaGTTGCGGTCATGAGGATGAATATGAGcatgattctgatttgtttgcagaaaatgtagtttatggtctcgatgatgtgtttataggtgatgatgaaattagattgttagtagataaggaggttgatgaggaaaacaatagagacatatacgttaatgatgatgaactggagtatgatgatgttgatttgagtgcattgaatgttgatgatgaaggtATAGCAagctatcctacattcaatcCTGAGGTTGATTTTAAGGGTAAGATCAATTTGTCTTTAGGCCTTAAGTTTCCTTCTACATATGTCTTTAGAAAAGCGTtaaggtaccatgctattgaatgtggttacaattattattacctgcatAATGGTAGAAATAGAATAACtgtgtattgctacaatagatgCGATTGCGTGAAATCGAAAGCTAGAATTGTgaactgtgtttgtgggaaggaTAAGAAGTGTTGTTTTAAGGTTCATGctgtgaagttgaaagatgaggagacacttcaaataaggagttattttcccgagcacacttgtggtcaccaacaccaaaataacaaagtaactgctttgtatttagctgagaaatacatTCAGGATTGGAGGGAAAATCCAAATTGGGAATTAAAGGCATTTAAGAAACGGGTAAACAGGgagttaggttgtgaagtgaagtactctaagtgttacatggctaaaagaattgcaaagaaaatgttagttggtgatgctagtgaagagtatagcAGGGTGTGGGATTATGCGGAAGCAATAAGGAGGTTTAACCCTGGAAGCACTGCAATCGTGAAATGCATCGGAATAGACACACCTCCACCCTTGTTTCAAAGGATGTACATATGTTTGCCAGCATGTAAGGAGGGTTTTGTTGCTGGCTGTAGGCCTATTATATGTGTTGATGGTGCACATTTGAAGGGACAATTCCCTGGGGTTTTGCTTACCGCTGTAGGTAAGGATGGGAACAATAACATCTTCCCCGTTGCATGGGCTGTCGTCGAAACAGAAAACGTAGAAACTTGGACTTGGTTTCTAAATCTCCTTGTAGAAGACCTAAAGTCGGTTAGTTCATCAAGTAGTTGGGTACAAGCAGGATGTGAAGATTTTACGTTCatgagcgataggcaaaaggtatGATCGTAATTACTTGGTTTCAATAATTTGTTTGAATTGTAACTAATATTCTAACCCTAATACTAATGTGTTGACAATGTAGGGTTTGATTGAAGCTTTGAACGCAGTGGTTCCTGAATACTAATGTGTTGACAATGTAGGGTTTGATTGAAGCTTTGAACGCAGTGGTTCCTGAAGCCGAAATTAGGTTCATGTATAGTGGATcaacaaagtcaaatatagagCTGTATTTGAATTGAGAATGTAatttgtttctttgaatttaaTGTGCTGAATTAATGTAAGACAAATATTTTGTACTGTTTTGAACAAGCATGGTAAGACATATATTGTGGATCAACAAGCATGTACTTCACTGTGTTTTGAGAAGTAGCCTATCATTCTTCAACTAGCTGTAGAAGGATGTTCAGATCAGAGTTGATTCAGTAAGAATGAGTTGATTCAAATGGCTAATGAATGAGTTGATTCAAATGGCTAATGAATGAGTTGAATCAGTATATGCTGTATAATAGTTGAATCATTACATGCTATATGTGTTGTGCTGTGTTGTATGTATGTATCAAAGCAACAAAAGGTTAAGTTGCTGAATGATTAAGATCATTTTGTTTAACATCATTGTTCATGCTCAATGTTGATGCTGTATGTTGATGAATGTCTTTATGTCTGATCAAGTATAATAACTGTATCAATGTTGCTGCTGTATGTTTAAGATCATTTTGTTTAAAGAAGTCTGGTTGTGTTAAGCATGTAATGAAAACCAGCTGTATCAATGTAAGCATGTAATGAAAACCAGCATGTATCAATGTAAGCATGTATTGAAAACCAGCATGTATCAATGTAAGCAAAGTGTTGAATGAAAACATTCAGCATGAACAAACAGCAAAGTGCAAAGTGCAAAGTATTGAGTATGACAGCAACTTGCTGAATGCTTGGATACAGCTACTAGCCTTATCAAACATTCATTAGCTTATCAAACATTCCAAAACAAACAACATTccaaaaccaaaacaaacagCAACCACAGCAAACAGAAAAACAACCCAGCAAACACCAAACATACAGCTACTAGTCAAACACAGCAAAGACACAGCAAAGAGCAAACACACCAAATAGCCAAAAACAACAAATAGCAAACAGCAAACACAATACACATTACATAAACACAAGTGTATTTACAGTTcctgcaaaagaaattaaattgaaaaaataaaagcttaatTCATTGAATCATCATGATCAATTTACAATACCCAAATCACTGTTACAATTAATCTTAAATAGGTCCTAAACTTCAAATACTAGCGTTGATTAATACAAGAAACAGTAacaaaaaacaaacgaaaaaccctaatacaaagcttgtaaactgatttccatgcttcctctcattcatccatttcttcttaatccttttaatttctgaaattgcttgttccttttcatgttccaagcaacaaacctttgatgtcaaaatcttgatttcggttgccaattgtcgcttctcctccacaagcttgttcgtcacttctctttgccaaacagccatttcaggatgatcaacccatttaaactttttgcattccctccaatttgtatcaggatcataaaaaacgcaagtcttaaaccttcttcctggattttccttggtccatgaaaccctccttgcaaagggaactccacacccacatcTTTCAGGTATCGAGTTTTgcgttgaagaagaagaagacattactgattaatttagggtttttcgaagaggaaggagagaaaattagggttttttcgAAGAAGAGGAATGAAATGGGAAGAAGAACAGTACTGAATTGAAAAGCAGCAATGAAGAAGGTTCAAATATTAATGGGTCACGTGCGTCACACGTGAGAGTCAAACGTTAATTTGAACGGTCAAACTCTCATATCCGTTAagaggtagtcttttgcaaacaaaagcattacataaggtagttttttgcaaattcatgtatagaataggtagtttgtTAGAATTTTCTCTTTAAAATAATTGCAAGTGATAGAGTAATACAGACATGTGTGAGAAGATGTGACTATTAGTTGCAGATATAATGAAACGAATAAAGTCTGTTAGTCTGTGACAAGAGTTGAGTCATTCTTGCATAAACTACTAATCTACTTAAGGGTTTTGAACCACAGTCACAGATATGAAAGATCTgagtaaaaacttaaaatctcaacagacaataaaaataaataactctTTCACCAGAAAGACAAAAACATTTAACCAGGTCAAAGAGAGACTTGGGGACGTGGATTTTATTATGAGAAAtgctaaaatattaattgtatcATTGACATCTAAATCACATTCATAGTAACTTTGCAATCAGGAAGAAAATCTAACTGTAATACTTAATATTTTTGGATAACATATTAAGTAAGAAAGGAAAGACGGTATACCATACCCTTTCAAAGAAGGTTGCGAAGAAAGACCGTAAAAAAAACCAATAGCAATGAACAATATAAGGAGACAGCCGTAGGCTTAAGTTGAACATCCTAAATCATTGTGTTTTGTCTTCTTTATTTTTTGCACTTATAgtttaaagattaaaaaacacATTTAAAAACATTATGAGATGTTTAGGATCCTGACAATTTTATTCCAGAGATCCTAACAAAAGCCAAATTATAATTGACTAAGTCCTCTAAGAGAACTTTCAAAACTACATTATTTATGTGTTTTCAGTTATATATTATGCAAAGCTTgtttaagaatataaatttcATTATGGCCTTTTGTGTAATGACCCGATTCATCCATTTTGTTGAATTGGGTACGGTAGACGGATAGTTTAAGTGtcttttattatcaatattaaaaaCATAGTGAAAAATACATACAAGCataagaaaatagaaaaagaagtGAATGAAATAGATTATCTGCTCCAAAGCTTACTGTTTTTGGTATCTATTTCAAGTGACTTTGAATCAGTAGCCAAAGACCCTAAATTCAAGTGACAAATAACCCAAATCAACTTATGTGAAGTATTATATTGTCTGAAAGACACTTTGAAATTCTCTGCCAACAACTTATGTGAAGTATAATATACTTACTATTAAAGAAAAGACAGAGGCAGCAGCTCCTCGCAACAGCAGCTGCACAGCAGCTCCTTGCAATAACAGCTCCTCCCAACAACTACACAACGACAGCCCGTAGCAGCTCCTCGCAAAAGCTATTACACATCGATAGCCCGCAACAACTCCTCACAACAGCAGTAGCACATCAAGAAGATAAGTAAtagcaacaacaataatatattctttCTGACACATACAACAAAATAAGCAGCAAAAATCAGAACAGACTTAACCATTGATTAAATTACTATTAGTCCAGTAAagtttaaaaaacaattttacgTAGGATCGAAATCAACTGGTGGGATCAGATCGTAGGATCGAATCATAGGATCGGACAATTCTACATATTTTGAAGAAATAGCAAGTTTTATAATgactatgtttatttttttatcattttccaTATAAAAGAGCACTTAAAACACTTACACACTTCCTAATTGATCAGAATCTATGCCTCCTAAAAAGGATTTTAAAACCTATTCACTAGAAAATATCTGAAAGTGTTGGAACGAGCCAAGATCAGATATCTTACAATACTCATTTCTAAGAAAGAATCAAATTAATCCTTTCACAAAATCATAGTCTACTACTTAGTATCTATATTTAATAAGGTAGCAATTCAAAAAATCACTAACGTATACTATCTGACAGTAAGTCTAACTGGAAATTCGAACAAAACAAAATAGTAGAAAGCATTCGTACAAAAACAAAGGCTGACTGGAAATTAAGAATTCgaacaaaagaaaatcaaagaacatgaataaagaaaatgaaatgaataACATGAAAAGAAAAcgaaatcaaaatcagattagggttgaagaacatgaaaagaaaagaaaagaaaaaatgagaaagaaaaaaaagaaataataaagaacCTGGAAGTAATGGAATGACGTGCGAGTGAGCAACCAGCCATAGCAAAAAGCATCAATCAGATTAGAATGGAAAACTGATACCACATGCAACTTCATATTCCTCAGAACAGAGGAAGACCTGGGAGAATTTgccattgttgttgttgattgaCCCTAATTTTCCTtaacaaaaccctaattttcaaaGATAACTAAGAGAGGAGGAGAACACGCGATAAGAAATCTGCAGACTGGGGAAGATGAAACAGATTCTACATCGTGAATTCGTCGATGGGATGAAACAGGTTCAAGAGTGAAATGAACAGAAGATGTCCAACAGAATTAGGGTTGTGAGGGAAATGGGTGGCGCTTTTTTTTATCTCTGAATTTCTAAATtcgttttttaattttaaaaggaGGGAAATATAACCGGTCAATGTTTTGGTAATTTAGATGCTTTTTCTAGTTTTTCTTCGACACTTTTAACCGTCAAAAATAAACTGTGGAAAAACATCGTATTTTTTTAGACAGTTGCTTATGCGTCTAAATATAAGGGTCTAAAAACTTCTTATTTTGTTGTTGTGTGTCTAGATTCGAAAATTAAACATTACTGTTGTGAACGTCTAAGGATAGTTGACTTTTTGAGACATTCTTAAGATGCGCTCAAGTGAGGACATAATACATCGAAAATGACTTAGCTGGTATATAAGACTAATCTACAACCTTCATAGACAACGTGGATCGAGCGAATTTAGGGTGATACACTTAGGTCGCACAAAACATAGCTTGTTCAAGTAACATCTCTAAGCTTTTTTATGAACCATTAAAGGTCAAATTTTTATCTCCATCTCCATTCTACAAGACCTAAGACTTACGCTATCAAATTGGATGTGAATTATGGTGGTTTCCAAACGACTTGTTGTATAGGTACCTAATTCATTGGCATTTTTAGTCAACTTCCATAATGAGGGCGAGTTTTGACTCTAGTTATTAGCTAACAAGTTAGAAAATTATGGCCATGAACCGAAATTGTGATGAAATTATTAACCTAAAAAATGTTGTGGATATTAATTAAGTTTATCTACACAAAGAATGTTAACATAAAGTGATGACCAAAAATTCAAtcttttcacatgattttaatATTCTcctcttaaaaaattataaagaatcaTATTAGCgatataattttatatgataaagTTAACAGTTCGAAGCTTTCTAATGAGCTCTGAATCGATGCTAGGTAAGGGATGTAGGAATATGTTTTCTGGTTTTTGGGTGGTAAGATTGAATCTTTAAAggtaaatttcaaaaattttaatacCTTGGTTCCTCGGACCGTCGGAGACTACTCatgagactgtagactggccccataAACCAAGataagtctt
This genomic interval carries:
- the LOC130824081 gene encoding uncharacterized protein LOC130824081, translated to MSSSSSTQNSIPERCGCGVPFARRVSWTKENPGRRFKTCVFYDPDTNWRECKKFKWVDHPEMAVWQREVTNKLVEEKRQLATEIKILTSKVCCLEHEKEQAISEIKRIKKKWMNERKHGNQFTSFVLGFFVCFLLLFLVLINASI
- the LOC130797526 gene encoding uncharacterized protein LOC130797526; translated protein: MQHSELANELVNVRTDEVELERNDVAHEVMDDLERANIVVDVGEMGPPNTYTGYKECLSVNPRSKTNNSDAISTLKLTPIERGLTLQQQLSDFEDSSDDDYSCGHEDEYEHDSDFALNVDDEGIASYPTFNPEVDFKGKINLSLGLKFPSTYVFRKALRYHAIECGYNYYYLHNGRNRITVYCYNRCDCVKSKARIVNCVCGKDKKCCFKVHADWRENPNWELKAFKKRVNRELGCEVNEEYSRVWDYAEAIRRFNPGSTAIVKCIGIDTPPPLFQRMYICLPACKEGFVAGCRPIICVDGAHLKGQFPGVLLTAVGKDGNNNIFPVAWAVVETENVETWTWFLNLLVEDLKSVSSSSSWVQAGCEDFTFMSDRQKGLIEALNAVVPEAEIRFMYSGSTKSNIELYLN